Part of the Pseudomonadota bacterium genome, ACGTTGATGGCGCGCCCTCCGGGCAAACGCAACACGACGGTGCATCTGCTCTCGGGCGGTGAGAAGGCATTAACGGCGCTCGCATTGGTGTTTGCGATCTTCGAGCTCAACCCGGCGCCGTTCTGCCTCCTCGACGAGGTGGACGCGCCGCTCGACGATGCCAATGCCGTGCATCTTTGCGATATGCTACGCGCGATGTCGGAGAGTGTGCAGTTCCTATTCGTGACCCACAATAAAACCACCATGGAGATCGCCGAACGCCTCATCGGGGTCACCATGCAGGAAGCGGGCGTCTCACGGCTCGTGGCCGTGGATATCGACGCAGCGGTGCGGCTCGCCGCGGTGTGATATGAACGGCCTGCGCCTGAGCTTGCTGGTGATCGGGCTCGTCATTCTTGCGGCGATCTATTGGTGGGGTACGGCGTCGCAGAAGGGCAACCGCTGGAAGCGATTCACCCGGCGGCGCCGGCGAGAGCAACCGCCGCTCGACGCGCTGCCGATGTCGCTCGAACGAAAAGAGGGCATTGATTACACTCGGACACTCGCCGATCTCAATGAGCTGATAGTGGAAAGGCGCGACGGACGTACGTCTCAGTCCCGCATCGGCCGAGCGCTACGGCGTGGCCGCGAGCGCTTCACCCAGCCCGCAATCGACGCCGGCCCGCCAGATCCCAAGCCGGACAAAGCGCCGGAACCGGAGAAGATACTGGCGCTGTTTCTTACCGCCCCCGCGGGCGAGAGTTATCGCGGCGTCGCGGTTCGGGATGCTGCCGAGGCGGTTGGGCTGCGCTATGGCGACATGGGAGTGTTTCATCATTACGGCCTCGCAGGCATACCGTCGCAGCAAAGTCTTTTTTGCCTCGCCAATATGCTTGAACCGGGTAATTTCGACCTCGAGAACATCCACACTCACGAGACCGCGGGCCTGGTCATGTTCATGCGTCTTCCGGCGCCGGCCGATGGGAGCGTGGCATTCGAGCTTATGCTCAACACGGCGCAACGCCTGCACGAGCGGTTGGGAGGTGAGCTGCGCGATGGCGAACACCGGCCGCTCGCGCGCGCGGCCATCGATAGGATGCGGAAGCTGGCGGTGGATGCCTGCCGATAGCCGAACGGCGGCACGCGTTCGCGAGCTCCGCGAACTGATTGACACGCATAATTACCGCTACCATGTGCTCGATGATCCGGTGATTACCGATGCCGAGTTCGACGGTTTCATGCGTGAATTGGAAGCGCTGGAAGCGCAGCATCTGGATCTCATCGTAGCCGGATCTCCAACCCAGCGCGTGGGCGCCGAGCCGCTAGCGAAATTCGGCGAGATCGCGCATGAGGTCCCGATGCTGTCGCTCGCCAACGCGTTTACCCCCGGCGATCTCGCGGCCTTCGATCGGCGGGCGCGCGAAGCCTTGGGCGTGGAGGAAGTGGAATACAGCGCCGAGCCCAAGCTCGACGGCCTTGCCGTCAGCATCCTGTATATAGAGGGCGTACTTGCTCGAGCCGCGACCCGTGGCGACGGGACGCGCGGCGAAGACGTGACGCGGAATGTGCGCACGATCCGGAGCATCCCGATACGCCTGCTTGGTGCCGGGTATCCGCGAGTCCTCGAAGTCCGCGGTGAAGTGCATATGACGAGACAGGGATTCCAAGCGCTGAACGAACATCAGCGGGCGGCCGGCGCCAAGGTATTTTCAAACCCGCGCAATGCGGCCGCGGGCAGCCTGCGGCAACTCGATTCACGGATAACCGCCCACCGCCCCTTGACGATTTTTTGCTATGGTACCGGTAAGGTCGATGGCGGGGAGATCCCGGCTAGGCACGATCACATCCTGCGTCAATTCAAAGCCTGGGGTTTGCGGGTCTGCGGCAAAGCCGCGGTCGTTCAGGGGGTGCAGGGGTGTCTGCTCTATTTCGAGGCGATGGAGCGTGAACGCGCGCGCCTTCCCTACGACATAGACGGTGTGGTCTACAAGGTCAACGATCTGCGTCAGCAAGAAGCGCTCGGGTTTCGCGCGCGGGCGCCGCGCTGGGCGCTTGCTTTTAAGTTTGCGCCCGAGTGGCGAAACACCCGGGTCCTTGCCATCGAGGTGCAGGTCGGGCGTACCGGGGCGCTCACGCCGGTCGCGCGGCTCGATCCTGTTTTTGTCGGCGGCGCGACCGTGACCAATGCGACCTTGCACAATCAGGACGAGATCGATCGCAAGGATGTGCGGATCGGCGACACCGTGGTTGTGCACAGGGCCGGAGATGTGATTCCCGAGATTGCGCGTGTTCTGCTGGAGTACCGTCCGCCCGGCGCGAAGCCCTTTCAGATCCCGGATCGCTGCCCGGTGTGCGCTGCGCCCGCCGTGCGTAAAGCGGGCGAAGCGGTGTCGCGGTGCACCGGCTCCTTGCGCTGCCCGGCGCAGCGCGTTCAGGCCATCTTGCACTTCGCCTCGCGGCGCGCCCTCGACATCCAGGGCATGGGCGATAAGTTAGTCGAGCAATTGGTGACGGCGGGTAAGGTCAAGGATGTCGCGGATCTTTATAAGCTCAATGAAGCGGAGATAGCGGATCTCGATCGCATGGGCTTAAAATCCGCAAAGAAGTTGGTCGCTGCCTTGGAGAAGAGCAAGAGCACAACGCTGGCGCGGTTCCTCTATGCCCTCGGCATCACGGATGTGGGGGAAGCCACGGCCCGGACCCTCGCGGCGCATTTCGGCTCGCTCGATGCAATTCGCCTGGCGAGCGTCGCGGAACTCGAAGCCGTGGCGGATATCGGTCCGATTATCGCGAACCACATCGCCGAATTTTTTAGCAATCCTAAGAACCTCGACATCATCGCGCGTTTGCAACAGGCGGGAATGCGCTGGCAAGAACAGGCCGTTACCACCGGCCTGCCTTTGGAAGGTTTGACCTTTGTCCTCACGGGCACCCTCGCATCGATGAGCCGCGACCAAGCGAGCGAGCGCCTCCTCGCCCTCGGCGCCAAGGTCAGCGCGAGCGTTTCGCGCCAGACGAGCTTCGTCGTCGTTGGAACCGATCCTGGGACCAAAGCCGTGCGCGCCCGCGAGCTCGGTGTACCGGTTCTTTTCGAGGAGGAGTTATTGGAGAAATTGGCTCAGTAAAAAAACAGCCGTGCGTTTCGCAAGGCACCGATCGAAGCACCTGCTACATCGGTCGGCGCAGCACGATGGGTGAGGGCGGACGGGACGCATCGGGAAGCGGAAAGTCCAGCGTGTAATGCAGGCCGCGGCTCTCCTTGCGCCGCAGGGCCGATTCGATGATAAGCTCGGCGACCTGCACCAGGTTGCGCAGCTCGATGAGGTCCACGGTGACGCGAAAGTTACCGTAATAATCGATGATTTCGTCGCGCAGGAGTTGCACCCGGCGGCTGGCCCGCTGCAAGCGTTTTGTGGTGCGCACGATGCCGACGTAGTCCCACATAAAGCGGCGCAATTCGTCCCAATTATGGGCGACGACGACTTCCTCGTCGGAATCCGTCACTTGCGTTTCATCCCAATCGGGAACCGGTGGCACGTGCGGCGCGCCCGCCAGGCGCGTGCGGATGTCCATCGAGGCGGCGCGCGCCATGACGAGGCATTCCAACAAGGAATTGCTGGCCATGCGGTTGGCCCCGTGCAGGCCCGTGTAAGCGACTTCGCCGATGGCATAAAGCCCCGGAACCGCGCTTTGCCCGTGCCGATCCGTGACCACGCCGCCGCACATATAGTGTGCGGCTGGCACGACGGGGATCGGCTCGCGGGTGATGTCGATGCCGTATTCGCGGCAGCGGGCGGCGATAGTGGGAAAGTGGCCGAGAATAAAATCCGCCGGTTTATGCGAGATGTCGAGGTAGACAAAGTCGAGGCCCAAGCGTTTCATCTCGTGATCGATCGCGCGCGCAACAATGTCGCGGGGCGCGAGTTCCGCGCGCGCATCGAAACGGTCCATGAAAGCCGAGCCGTCGGGCAGCAGGAGTTTCCCACCCTCGCCACGGACGGCCTCGGTAATGAGAAAGGACTTCGCCCGCGGATGATAAAGGCAGGTGGGATGGAATTGAAAAAACTCCATGCTGGCGACGGGGCAACCGGCGCGCCAGGCCATCGCCACGCCGTCGCCGGTCGCGACATCGGGATTGCTCGTATACAGGTAAACCTTGCCCGCCCCGCCGGTAGCGAGGACCACGAAACGCGCCCGAAAGGTGATTACCCGATGCGCGCGCGCATCCAAGACATAGGCGCCCAGGCAGCGCTCAGCGCCGAGACCGAACTTGGCCGCGGTAATGAGGTCGATCGCCAGGTGGTGCTCGAACACATCAATGGAGGGATGAGCGCGGACCCGGTCTTCAAGGGTGTTTTCAATGGCGCGTCCGGTGGCGTCCGCTGCATGGATAATGCGCCGGTGGGTATGCCCCCCCTCGCGGGTCAGGTGATATTCGATGCCCCCTACCTTTGGTTCGGCGCGCGTGAACGCGACACCTTGATCGATAAGCCACTGCACGCTTTCACGCCCGCGTTCGACGACGTAACGTACCACATCGAGATCGCAAAGGCCGGCGCCGGCGGTCAGGGTATCCTGCACATGGGACTCGATCGAGTCACAGCTATCGAGCACCGCCGAGATCCCCCCTTGGGCGTAGAGTGTCGCGCCTTCCTGCAACGGGCCCTTCGACAGAAGGGCGACCCGCGCGTCTTGTGCGAGCTGCAGCGCGACACTTAATCCGGAAGCGCCGCTGCCGATGACGAGGACATCGTACTGGTGCGTCATAGCGCGATGGAGGGAGAACGGATCAAAGATTCAGATGCCAGTAAATCGGTATATAATGCGCCCCGCCAATCTCATGGCGTCGCGCTGCGAACTTGATAAGGGTCACACGGTCTATCTAGCAGACAGCGCGCCGCTCAATAATACAAGGAGAATGCCCCGATGGGCGAGACCGGCGCCGATGCACAGCTTGTCAAGAGGGTTCAGAAGGGCGACAAGAAAGCGTTTGATCTACTCGTGTTGAAATACCAACAGAGGATCATTAAATTGGTGTCCCGATATGTACGTGATCCCACCGACACCTTGGATGTAGCTCAGGATGCATTTCTAAAGGCCTACCGTGCCCTGCCAAACTTCCGCGGCGATAGCGCCTTCTATACATGGCTATACCGTATTGCCATCAATACGGCGAAAAATTATCTCGTAACGCAGTCCCGGCGGCCAATGGATTCCGAGAGTTTTCGCGTCGAAGGAGAGCAAGTCGAACTGGAATCGATGCTGAAGGATCTCGCGACGCCTGAAAGTCTCTTGATCACCGATGAGATCAAGGAGACCATCGCCGAGGCCATCGAACAGTTACCCGATGACCTTCGCACCGCCATTAATCTACGTGAGGTCGAGGGTTTGAGCTATGAGGAAATCGCGGATGTGATGACTTGCCCGATTGGAACGGTCCGATCGCGGATATTCCGGGCCAGGGAAGCGATCGACCATCGGTTAAAAGCGTTATTGGAGTGACGAAAAGCTATGAGCAGTGAACGGCGAGAACAGATATCCGCGCTTTTGGACGGTGAATTATCGGAGCGCGAGGCCGGTCCGTTATTGATTGAAATGCGGACCGATCCGGAGTTGAGATCGGCTTGGTCACGCTATCATTTGATGGGTGACGCGTTATGCCAGCGCCTGCCGGATACGGCGTGCCCGGATATATCTAGGAGGGTGTCCTTGGCGCTGGAGCACGAGCCGACCTGTCTGCCGATGCGCTGGAGATTGGAGTCGCGATGGAAACCGGCCGCGGGGCTGGCCGTGGC contains:
- the rpoE gene encoding RNA polymerase sigma factor RpoE; its protein translation is MGETGADAQLVKRVQKGDKKAFDLLVLKYQQRIIKLVSRYVRDPTDTLDVAQDAFLKAYRALPNFRGDSAFYTWLYRIAINTAKNYLVTQSRRPMDSESFRVEGEQVELESMLKDLATPESLLITDEIKETIAEAIEQLPDDLRTAINLREVEGLSYEEIADVMTCPIGTVRSRIFRAREAIDHRLKALLE
- the nadB gene encoding L-aspartate oxidase, whose amino-acid sequence is MTHQYDVLVIGSGASGLSVALQLAQDARVALLSKGPLQEGATLYAQGGISAVLDSCDSIESHVQDTLTAGAGLCDLDVVRYVVERGRESVQWLIDQGVAFTRAEPKVGGIEYHLTREGGHTHRRIIHAADATGRAIENTLEDRVRAHPSIDVFEHHLAIDLITAAKFGLGAERCLGAYVLDARAHRVITFRARFVVLATGGAGKVYLYTSNPDVATGDGVAMAWRAGCPVASMEFFQFHPTCLYHPRAKSFLITEAVRGEGGKLLLPDGSAFMDRFDARAELAPRDIVARAIDHEMKRLGLDFVYLDISHKPADFILGHFPTIAARCREYGIDITREPIPVVPAAHYMCGGVVTDRHGQSAVPGLYAIGEVAYTGLHGANRMASNSLLECLVMARAASMDIRTRLAGAPHVPPVPDWDETQVTDSDEEVVVAHNWDELRRFMWDYVGIVRTTKRLQRASRRVQLLRDEIIDYYGNFRVTVDLIELRNLVQVAELIIESALRRKESRGLHYTLDFPLPDASRPPSPIVLRRPM
- a CDS encoding cell division protein ZipA C-terminal FtsZ-binding domain-containing protein; translation: MNGLRLSLLVIGLVILAAIYWWGTASQKGNRWKRFTRRRRREQPPLDALPMSLERKEGIDYTRTLADLNELIVERRDGRTSQSRIGRALRRGRERFTQPAIDAGPPDPKPDKAPEPEKILALFLTAPAGESYRGVAVRDAAEAVGLRYGDMGVFHHYGLAGIPSQQSLFCLANMLEPGNFDLENIHTHETAGLVMFMRLPAPADGSVAFELMLNTAQRLHERLGGELRDGEHRPLARAAIDRMRKLAVDACR
- the ligA gene encoding NAD-dependent DNA ligase LigA codes for the protein MPADSRTAARVRELRELIDTHNYRYHVLDDPVITDAEFDGFMRELEALEAQHLDLIVAGSPTQRVGAEPLAKFGEIAHEVPMLSLANAFTPGDLAAFDRRAREALGVEEVEYSAEPKLDGLAVSILYIEGVLARAATRGDGTRGEDVTRNVRTIRSIPIRLLGAGYPRVLEVRGEVHMTRQGFQALNEHQRAAGAKVFSNPRNAAAGSLRQLDSRITAHRPLTIFCYGTGKVDGGEIPARHDHILRQFKAWGLRVCGKAAVVQGVQGCLLYFEAMERERARLPYDIDGVVYKVNDLRQQEALGFRARAPRWALAFKFAPEWRNTRVLAIEVQVGRTGALTPVARLDPVFVGGATVTNATLHNQDEIDRKDVRIGDTVVVHRAGDVIPEIARVLLEYRPPGAKPFQIPDRCPVCAAPAVRKAGEAVSRCTGSLRCPAQRVQAILHFASRRALDIQGMGDKLVEQLVTAGKVKDVADLYKLNEAEIADLDRMGLKSAKKLVAALEKSKSTTLARFLYALGITDVGEATARTLAAHFGSLDAIRLASVAELEAVADIGPIIANHIAEFFSNPKNLDIIARLQQAGMRWQEQAVTTGLPLEGLTFVLTGTLASMSRDQASERLLALGAKVSASVSRQTSFVVVGTDPGTKAVRARELGVPVLFEEELLEKLAQ
- a CDS encoding sigma-E factor negative regulatory protein — translated: MSSERREQISALLDGELSEREAGPLLIEMRTDPELRSAWSRYHLMGDALCQRLPDTACPDISRRVSLALEHEPTCLPMRWRLESRWKPAAGLAVAAALAGVGFFSLNRNQLPEQVVPQASTIGPAEFHPLPIATVKWNGQPVDESSRLSAYIVNHQQFNSSPQTQGLTPYFRVVTHETQP